One genomic region from Spirosoma sp. KCTC 42546 encodes:
- a CDS encoding NPCBM/NEW2 domain-containing protein — MTKFVPFLFLFIANGTYAQKVTPVWLDDLPIQTFSEGIRPVQAKSNYSHDTLRINGVTYSRGLGAQSPCVLAFALTKQAKRFSALIGVDDLGNKDIPLTFYVLGDGKVLFESKAMRIGDAPVPINVDLTGISQLGLLVTDKVGGIANKKTYCNWINAQVDMIGNGLPEHVQNPDKPYSLTPPSSLKPRINSAKVVGATPNNPFLYTIAATGQRPMTFSAKGLPKGLLLGKKTGILTGKIAERGTYTTTLTAKNAVGEATKQLTIKIGDAIALTPPIGWNGWNAWEANIDREKVIASADAMVKTGLRDHGWTYINIDDAWQGVRGGPLTALQPNEKFPKFKEMVDYIHSLGLKAGLYSTPYISSYGGYAGASSDFEKGGESHESIKENRRAFNRIARYRFETNDARQMAEWGIDFLKYDWRIDVNSTERMSTALKQSGRDIVFSLSNNAPFDKVTDWARLSNMYRTGPDIKDSWTSLYLTSFSLDKWSEFSGPGHWADPDMMIVGKVSIGPILHDTRLTPDEQYSHVSMFSLLAAPLLIGCPIEQLDAFTLNLLANDEVIEINQDPLGKAARLVRDEDGVQIWLKPLEDGSYAVGLFNTADFGKTPQSYFHWGTEVPKSFTFDFAKIGLKGNYKLRDVWRQKDLGTFNGSFKTDIRHHGVVMLKLVSSK; from the coding sequence ATGACTAAATTCGTTCCATTCCTGTTCTTATTCATCGCAAATGGCACTTACGCTCAAAAGGTAACGCCTGTCTGGCTGGACGATTTGCCTATTCAAACCTTTTCGGAAGGCATTCGTCCGGTTCAGGCGAAGAGTAATTACAGTCACGATACGCTCCGTATAAATGGTGTAACGTATTCAAGAGGGCTGGGTGCCCAATCGCCTTGTGTACTGGCGTTTGCCCTTACGAAGCAGGCCAAACGGTTTTCGGCGCTGATCGGTGTAGATGATCTGGGCAATAAAGACATTCCCCTTACTTTTTATGTACTGGGCGATGGCAAGGTGCTGTTTGAGAGCAAAGCCATGCGCATCGGCGATGCCCCTGTTCCCATCAATGTTGACCTGACAGGAATCAGCCAGTTGGGACTTTTGGTAACGGATAAGGTAGGCGGTATTGCGAACAAAAAAACCTACTGCAATTGGATCAATGCACAAGTAGACATGATTGGAAATGGGCTGCCTGAGCACGTGCAAAATCCAGACAAACCATACAGTTTAACACCCCCCTCCTCTCTAAAACCAAGGATCAATTCGGCGAAGGTAGTTGGGGCAACGCCCAATAATCCGTTCCTGTATACCATTGCCGCAACGGGCCAAAGGCCTATGACTTTTTCGGCAAAAGGCCTTCCCAAAGGGCTTTTGCTCGGCAAAAAAACAGGCATTCTCACAGGAAAAATTGCCGAAAGAGGTACGTATACAACTACACTCACAGCAAAAAATGCAGTTGGTGAGGCCACTAAGCAATTGACCATTAAAATTGGTGATGCCATTGCGCTTACCCCACCCATTGGCTGGAACGGCTGGAATGCCTGGGAAGCTAACATTGATCGCGAAAAGGTCATTGCTTCTGCCGATGCAATGGTAAAAACGGGCTTACGTGACCACGGCTGGACGTATATCAACATCGACGATGCCTGGCAGGGTGTACGAGGTGGGCCACTAACTGCCCTTCAACCGAATGAGAAGTTTCCGAAGTTTAAGGAAATGGTGGATTACATTCACTCACTTGGATTGAAAGCGGGCTTGTATTCCACGCCTTACATATCCAGTTACGGGGGCTATGCGGGTGCTTCGTCTGATTTTGAAAAAGGCGGTGAAAGCCACGAGTCAATCAAAGAGAATCGGCGGGCGTTTAACCGCATTGCCAGATATCGTTTTGAAACTAACGATGCCCGGCAAATGGCTGAATGGGGCATTGATTTCCTGAAATACGACTGGCGAATTGATGTCAACTCGACCGAACGGATGTCTACCGCACTCAAGCAATCGGGCCGGGATATTGTGTTCAGCTTATCCAACAATGCCCCGTTTGATAAAGTAACAGATTGGGCCCGTTTGTCAAACATGTATCGAACCGGGCCCGATATCAAAGATAGCTGGACCAGTCTGTACCTGACGTCCTTTTCACTGGATAAATGGAGTGAGTTTTCAGGGCCTGGCCATTGGGCCGACCCCGATATGATGATTGTAGGGAAAGTTTCCATTGGGCCCATCCTGCACGATACCCGCCTGACACCCGACGAGCAGTACAGCCACGTTAGTATGTTCAGTCTGTTGGCCGCTCCATTATTGATAGGTTGCCCCATTGAACAATTGGACGCTTTCACCCTGAATCTATTGGCAAATGATGAAGTCATTGAGATCAATCAGGACCCACTGGGCAAAGCGGCAAGACTTGTCAGGGATGAAGATGGTGTCCAGATCTGGCTTAAACCGTTAGAAGATGGCTCGTATGCAGTCGGCCTGTTCAACACAGCCGACTTTGGCAAAACACCTCAATCGTACTTCCATTGGGGCACAGAGGTCCCGAAATCATTCACGTTTGATTTCGCTAAAATTGGTCTGAAAGGCAACTATAAACTGCGTGATGTCTGGCGGCAAAAGGATCTGGGTACGTTTAACGGATCGTTCAAAACCGACATTCGGCATCACGGTGTGGTGATGTTGAAGCTGGTGTCAAGCAAATAA
- a CDS encoding ceramidase domain-containing protein: MQPQTLYRFLIRSFLLTLGMLAIWVGLDTIFNGSVWDGMVVSKSALTVEYCEFNNVARFFHQRMNTYSNLAYFFFGVLILQVAYDDYKNEGIKNQNRLESFPMLSALMGICFIYLGFGSAFFHASLTYLGQRVDMNGTYGITLVLVSIGLYHVLHKVRFTQPVKTIWAVSLLILIILFLKIALLIPSSKLLPGLILALLIFIAINYVQFRKERSGLLAIASLVLMVVAVRFRTLDVQKIGCDPHSLIQGHSIWHLLTALSSVCSYSFFRFAGLKHS, encoded by the coding sequence ATGCAACCCCAGACACTATACAGGTTCCTGATTCGCTCGTTCCTTCTGACGCTGGGCATGCTGGCTATTTGGGTGGGCTTAGACACAATTTTCAATGGTTCGGTTTGGGACGGCATGGTTGTCAGCAAATCGGCGCTAACGGTCGAGTACTGCGAGTTCAACAATGTGGCCCGCTTTTTCCACCAGCGGATGAATACGTATTCCAATCTGGCGTATTTCTTCTTTGGGGTACTGATCCTACAAGTTGCTTACGACGATTATAAAAACGAAGGCATAAAGAACCAGAATCGATTAGAATCGTTTCCAATGCTGTCGGCATTAATGGGCATCTGCTTTATTTATCTGGGCTTTGGCAGCGCTTTTTTTCACGCATCGCTCACCTACCTTGGCCAACGCGTCGATATGAATGGTACATATGGCATCACACTGGTGCTGGTCAGTATCGGGCTGTATCACGTTCTGCATAAAGTCAGGTTCACGCAACCTGTCAAAACCATCTGGGCCGTTTCGCTGCTGATTCTGATTATCCTGTTTTTAAAAATCGCGTTACTGATTCCAAGCTCCAAATTATTGCCCGGCCTGATTCTGGCGCTACTGATCTTTATCGCTATCAATTATGTCCAGTTTAGAAAAGAGCGGTCGGGGCTATTAGCCATTGCAAGCCTCGTGCTGATGGTAGTTGCCGTCCGGTTTCGCACGTTGGATGTGCAGAAAATAGGCTGTGATCCTCACTCGCTTATCCAAGGACATTCCATCTGGCATTTGCTGACGGCACTCAGTAGCGTTTGTAGCTATTCCTTTTTTCGATTCGCAGGTCTTAAACACAGTTAA
- a CDS encoding alpha-L-rhamnosidase C-terminal domain-containing protein: protein MIRSCLILLLFLFAYYAKSQQLPPPINLRCDLLLHTNAVSKNGVAVSSTLESASKQPDHYQFVTITSQQPTFSWEVDTAIKGISAYRILVASSSQSLSNNKADYWDSGKVKSTQSKATYTGKPLETRNVYYWQVQVWNEKGIKTTFSKPASFYHGEQNPSELFTHYPLTIDTQKPTAIKQTESNAYFLDFGKDALAQLTLHLISDVTDTIWIEVGEAIEKPYTIHKNPGRNIRYLRKPLLLEKGTHDYTIQWPVDAKRNSRNPILMPDYIGEVYPFRYLSITGYTGKLDKESVQRRMVYYPFNEQASSFTSSDTILNQIWELCRYSIKATSFTGYYVDGDRERIPYEADALINQLSHYAVDTEYSMARRTMTYLLYHPTWPTEWSLQNVLIAWNDYLYTGDERLLKMYYSELQKKILMPLADDTSLISTRTNKQTDAFLASIHMNKPFDGRRGLHDNVDWPQTSDYIGPEKEYKGETDGFVYRPYNAVVNAYYYRNLVLMTQIANVLNKPEDAALYLRKSREVYNAFRFVFRDSKTGLIHDGDSTTHSSLHANMFALAFGLIPADDLASVKQFIKSRRMACSVYGAQFLLDALYDYDMGDYALELLTATTQRSWYNMIRTGSTITLEAWDKVYKPNLDLNHAWGAAPANLIVRKLMGIEPLTPGFDTFQIKPQLGSLTYASLKAPTIKGNISVTFTKQITQDTMDIVIPGGTTAYVYMPNASGRRNLFLDGKPIRNEPRNGFSLLQNVRSGKHTIVLN from the coding sequence ATGATTAGAAGCTGTCTCATTTTATTACTCTTCCTTTTTGCCTACTACGCCAAAAGCCAACAACTACCTCCACCCATCAACCTGCGGTGTGATTTATTGCTGCACACGAATGCTGTCAGTAAAAATGGAGTAGCGGTAAGTAGTACACTAGAGTCAGCCAGTAAGCAACCGGATCACTATCAGTTTGTTACGATTACCAGCCAACAACCGACGTTTAGTTGGGAGGTTGATACAGCCATAAAGGGGATTTCGGCTTACCGCATTTTAGTGGCTTCATCGTCACAATCGCTGTCGAACAACAAAGCCGATTATTGGGATTCCGGCAAAGTAAAATCAACACAGAGTAAAGCTACCTACACAGGTAAACCATTAGAAACCCGCAATGTATACTATTGGCAAGTTCAGGTCTGGAATGAGAAAGGAATAAAGACGACTTTCTCAAAACCAGCTTCTTTTTATCATGGTGAACAGAATCCATCAGAGTTGTTTACCCACTATCCGCTGACTATTGATACACAAAAGCCGACAGCTATAAAACAAACAGAATCAAACGCTTACTTTTTGGATTTCGGGAAAGATGCACTTGCCCAATTGACACTCCATCTAATAAGCGATGTTACCGATACTATCTGGATTGAAGTAGGTGAAGCGATTGAAAAACCGTACACGATTCACAAAAATCCGGGACGTAATATTCGCTATCTCAGAAAGCCGTTGCTCCTTGAAAAAGGCACTCATGACTATACCATTCAGTGGCCGGTTGATGCCAAACGAAATAGCCGGAATCCGATTCTGATGCCCGATTATATTGGTGAAGTATACCCGTTTCGATACCTATCAATTACGGGTTATACAGGCAAGCTTGACAAGGAATCCGTTCAGCGACGCATGGTTTATTATCCATTCAATGAACAGGCGTCCAGCTTTACGTCGAGCGATACCATTCTGAATCAGATATGGGAGTTATGCAGGTATTCGATCAAGGCAACCAGTTTCACCGGCTATTACGTGGACGGCGACCGGGAGCGGATTCCGTACGAAGCCGATGCGCTGATTAATCAGCTTTCGCACTATGCGGTCGATACCGAATACAGTATGGCCCGTCGTACGATGACGTATTTACTCTATCACCCGACCTGGCCAACCGAATGGAGTTTGCAAAATGTACTGATTGCCTGGAACGACTATCTATACACCGGTGATGAGCGACTTCTTAAGATGTACTATTCTGAATTACAGAAGAAAATACTCATGCCTTTGGCGGATGATACTAGCCTAATCAGTACCCGAACCAACAAGCAAACCGATGCTTTTTTAGCTTCGATCCACATGAACAAACCCTTTGATGGCCGACGGGGTCTGCACGACAATGTCGATTGGCCACAAACCAGCGATTACATCGGTCCCGAAAAAGAATACAAAGGCGAAACGGATGGCTTTGTCTACCGACCCTACAACGCCGTCGTCAATGCCTATTACTACCGAAATTTGGTCTTAATGACGCAGATTGCCAATGTCTTAAACAAGCCCGAAGATGCCGCCTTATATCTCCGAAAAAGCCGTGAGGTTTACAATGCCTTTAGGTTTGTATTTCGCGACAGCAAAACGGGCTTGATTCACGATGGCGATAGCACGACGCATTCCTCGCTCCACGCCAATATGTTTGCTCTGGCATTTGGGCTGATTCCTGCTGATGATCTGGCATCCGTGAAGCAATTTATCAAGAGTCGCCGGATGGCTTGCAGTGTATATGGTGCCCAGTTTTTACTGGATGCTTTGTACGATTACGACATGGGCGATTACGCACTCGAACTCCTGACCGCTACCACACAACGGAGCTGGTATAACATGATTCGAACCGGCTCGACCATCACACTGGAAGCCTGGGACAAAGTATACAAACCCAATCTGGACTTAAACCACGCCTGGGGAGCAGCGCCCGCCAACCTGATTGTCAGAAAGTTAATGGGCATCGAGCCACTTACGCCCGGTTTCGACACGTTTCAGATAAAGCCTCAACTTGGTAGCCTAACCTACGCAAGTTTAAAAGCGCCAACGATAAAGGGCAATATATCCGTAACGTTTACAAAACAGATCACCCAGGATACAATGGACATTGTTATTCCCGGCGGCACTACAGCCTATGTGTATATGCCCAATGCATCGGGCAGGCGCAATTTATTTTTAGATGGAAAACCCATTAGGAATGAACCTAGAAATGGCTTTTCACTCCTACAAAATGTGCGTTCAGGAAAACACACTATAGTATTGAATTAA
- a CDS encoding Gfo/Idh/MocA family protein: MNEEQSINRREFVGKAATAVAGFMIVPRFVLGGKRPDGTKYLAPSDVISLGFIGSGKQGKGLINSFLGTNEAKIVAISEVYKAKSQLALDRIKTHYEKNPQSGSYSDVPVYTDFRELLARKDVDAVVIATPDHWHAAMAVRAAEAGKDIYCEKPLALTVKEGRAMVNAARKYNRVFQTGSMQRSWPEFRQTAELIRNGYIGDIKSIKVNVGPPPTPYDLPAEPIPDGLDWSKWLGPNAPVAFNSELAPPISKDVFPNWRNYREFGGGMVTDWGAHMFDIVQWSLDMDNSGPVEVIAPDGKEHPFLTYKYDNGIVMTHEKWDWSNAILFTGTEGELRVQRRKLETTPASLATKVIGESEKHVYHSDNHYKDFFDAMRKRSKPICDVEIGHRTASVCNIGNIAYRLKRPLQWNPKKEQFKNDDEANALLGRPMTNEWGIKI; this comes from the coding sequence ATGAACGAGGAACAATCAATTAATCGTCGGGAATTCGTTGGGAAAGCAGCCACCGCCGTGGCCGGTTTCATGATTGTCCCCCGTTTTGTGTTGGGCGGAAAACGCCCCGATGGTACAAAATATCTGGCCCCCAGCGATGTCATTTCATTGGGCTTCATCGGTAGCGGCAAGCAGGGCAAAGGCCTGATCAATTCGTTTCTGGGAACCAACGAAGCCAAAATTGTGGCCATTAGCGAGGTATACAAAGCTAAATCGCAATTGGCCCTTGATCGGATTAAAACCCATTACGAAAAGAACCCACAATCAGGCTCGTATTCCGATGTTCCGGTCTATACGGACTTCCGGGAGTTACTAGCCCGCAAAGACGTTGACGCTGTTGTGATTGCCACTCCCGATCACTGGCACGCAGCCATGGCCGTTCGGGCAGCCGAAGCCGGAAAGGATATTTATTGCGAAAAACCCCTGGCTCTGACCGTTAAAGAAGGCCGGGCGATGGTGAATGCGGCCCGAAAATACAACCGTGTATTTCAAACGGGCAGTATGCAACGATCCTGGCCAGAGTTCCGGCAAACGGCCGAGTTGATTCGGAACGGGTATATCGGTGATATTAAGAGTATTAAAGTGAATGTTGGCCCTCCACCTACCCCATACGACCTCCCCGCTGAGCCCATTCCTGATGGATTGGACTGGAGCAAATGGCTCGGCCCGAACGCGCCTGTGGCCTTCAATTCGGAGTTAGCGCCCCCCATCTCAAAAGACGTATTCCCCAACTGGCGAAATTACCGGGAGTTCGGTGGCGGTATGGTGACCGACTGGGGTGCGCACATGTTTGACATTGTGCAATGGTCCTTAGATATGGACAATAGTGGTCCCGTGGAAGTAATTGCTCCCGACGGCAAGGAACACCCATTCCTGACGTACAAATACGACAACGGGATTGTGATGACGCACGAAAAATGGGACTGGAGTAATGCCATTCTCTTCACCGGAACCGAAGGCGAACTCCGGGTTCAGCGCCGGAAACTGGAAACAACACCGGCATCACTAGCCACAAAAGTCATCGGCGAATCTGAAAAACATGTTTATCACAGCGATAACCATTACAAAGACTTTTTCGATGCCATGCGGAAACGCAGCAAGCCCATTTGTGATGTAGAAATCGGCCATCGTACAGCGTCGGTTTGCAACATTGGCAACATCGCTTATCGACTGAAACGGCCCTTGCAATGGAATCCGAAGAAAGAACAATTCAAAAATGACGACGAAGCCAACGCCCTGCTCGGTCGCCCGATGACTAATGAATGGGGGATTAAGATTTAG
- a CDS encoding arylsulfatase, producing MNRFIKLGAVALVVGGGILCLSMANQKQQSPNIVYILADDLGYGDVSVYNPNGQISTPNIDKLASQGMRFTDAHSPSSVCTPTRYSLLTGRYPWRSRLPVGVLRGYSRTLIEADRATVASFLKSNGYQTGVIGKWHLGLDWEVKKGNETLLTTTDYGINTEMDTAVIDFSRKPAQGPNTVGFDYSYILPASLDMPPYCYLENQKLTELPTGYTDGNKLQTGYTGPFWRAGKMSPSFDFYGVLPTFVTKATDFLKKQTRKQPFFLYLPLAAPHTPWVPSKNYTGKSKAGEYGDFVQQVDAAVGEVLRTLEQSGLADNTLVIFASDNGPYWRENFVKQFNHRAAGEFRGMKGDAFEGGHRIPFIVRWPGKVKAGSVSNATTTLANLTATCKEILGNKTPNPEDSYSILPVLLGKAKLVANQPAVVHSSSIGYFAIRKGDWKLIQGLGSGGFTEPRDVKPKAGEPIGQLYNLATDQLETTNLYQKNPEKVKELTALLDQIRQGKTR from the coding sequence ATGAACAGATTTATCAAATTAGGTGCCGTCGCACTGGTCGTCGGTGGTGGGATTCTTTGCCTTAGCATGGCAAATCAAAAGCAGCAATCACCAAACATTGTGTATATTCTGGCAGATGATTTAGGCTATGGCGATGTATCGGTCTATAATCCGAACGGTCAAATTTCGACACCTAATATTGATAAGCTGGCCTCGCAGGGCATGCGTTTTACGGATGCCCATTCCCCGTCGTCCGTCTGTACCCCTACCCGATATTCACTTTTGACAGGTCGCTATCCCTGGCGAAGTCGTTTGCCCGTTGGTGTATTGCGGGGCTATAGCCGCACCCTCATTGAAGCCGACCGAGCGACGGTAGCTTCGTTTTTAAAAAGTAATGGTTATCAAACTGGTGTAATTGGCAAATGGCATTTGGGACTGGATTGGGAGGTAAAAAAGGGGAATGAAACGCTACTGACAACCACCGATTACGGAATTAATACCGAGATGGACACAGCAGTCATTGATTTTTCCAGAAAGCCAGCGCAAGGCCCGAATACGGTTGGATTTGACTATTCGTACATCTTGCCTGCCTCGCTGGATATGCCCCCCTATTGCTACCTGGAGAATCAGAAACTAACCGAATTGCCCACGGGCTATACCGACGGGAATAAGTTACAAACGGGCTATACGGGTCCATTCTGGCGGGCGGGGAAAATGTCGCCCTCCTTCGACTTCTATGGTGTATTGCCCACGTTCGTTACCAAGGCCACCGATTTCCTGAAAAAGCAGACCCGTAAGCAGCCATTCTTCCTGTACCTGCCTTTAGCGGCACCGCATACCCCCTGGGTGCCGTCTAAAAATTACACGGGCAAGTCGAAAGCGGGTGAGTATGGCGATTTTGTCCAGCAGGTAGATGCCGCCGTTGGCGAAGTACTCCGAACGCTGGAACAGTCGGGTCTGGCCGATAATACCCTTGTTATTTTTGCGAGTGATAATGGGCCTTACTGGCGGGAGAATTTTGTCAAGCAATTTAACCACAGAGCCGCCGGAGAATTCCGGGGGATGAAAGGCGATGCCTTTGAAGGTGGGCATCGTATACCGTTTATCGTTCGCTGGCCGGGTAAGGTAAAAGCTGGTTCGGTGAGTAACGCGACCACTACCTTAGCGAACCTAACGGCAACCTGTAAAGAGATTCTTGGCAACAAAACACCCAACCCCGAAGACAGCTATAGTATTCTGCCCGTACTGCTGGGCAAAGCCAAACTGGTTGCCAATCAACCAGCTGTCGTCCATAGTTCATCGATTGGTTATTTTGCCATTCGGAAAGGAGATTGGAAACTCATACAGGGCCTGGGGTCGGGTGGTTTCACGGAGCCACGAGACGTAAAACCAAAGGCTGGCGAACCCATCGGGCAGTTGTATAACCTGGCAACCGATCAGCTCGAAACTACCAATCTATACCAGAAAAATCCAGAGAAAGTCAAGGAGTTAACCGCGTTATTAGACCAAATCAGGCAAGGCAAAACGAGGTAG
- a CDS encoding carboxypeptidase-like regulatory domain-containing protein — MKHFLCAVLLLLKISSLQAQTGKISGRVIDASTQKPLPFANVYVNNTTIGTTTNDSGEFMLQQLPLGASEIVFSFIGYTPQQLRLLVEVDTKSISIQLQPDTRQVSEVSVKASRDKLWEKQVKRFERVFLGNTANCRIVNPWVIDLIEEKGRTIATALIPVEIENKALGYRLFFQLKNVGYSATDYSIVGTIRFEELETADASVARTWTKNRERAYRGSAKHLMKSILDHQLNGQGFLLYREKVKGKPRSRNFSAELEYNLAPRDTTSLVTKGAAVNDYRIAFPEKVEVQYTNEFISNSFYKDVGYPVSWLEVRGGFVQVNKEGTILNPTDVAVSGSMAESRVSGMLPLDYKPGTQLVTHARNNLAAKRLQEQVYLHTDRAYYYPGDNIWFSAYMTYRIPGLMDTLSKVLYVDLIDADRQVSQTRILPIDTGRAAGVFSLPAELKPGVYIVRAYTQWMRNYGIDHFFYKPVQVLNLIDRVDGVAPKPLTDKELAIAFDQPEYKKRAKVKMLLRLDTTGLGERIDGSFSVSVIDETLVLPIAAPMTIKTALSFFEPATESRTPFSYPIEKGITIDGLYKDKKGKGKKAELTLVPENLGGIYRTSTHKSGEFLLTNLTIYDSTKFVVQPSEGAVVVINKDRPNLPEKLPDVKLHLKTTRTPYRVYTGDTLQARILQTVNVRAKKRVTYENSYAQPDVSIKGESIEGYATVADAIAAQLPSFRLVNDQATWYLIWARSSVPNSRDLSAKAPNGKEPSGNGDLASHEPNLYINNVQVVGETAGNRMMQLSPTMIDHIEVNGMITANQGASGSNGLINVFTKRTSEQISKPLSVVNVRGFDHDVPFRSPDYDRPTTNSGADDFRSTLYWNPLVNLTSTQPPVALFFFTSDQAGTYRVVVEGVTSKGDPIHSEAVLTVND; from the coding sequence ATGAAGCACTTTCTTTGCGCTGTTCTGCTACTACTGAAAATCAGTAGTTTGCAGGCCCAAACCGGTAAAATTTCCGGCCGTGTTATCGATGCCAGCACGCAGAAACCGTTACCGTTTGCCAATGTCTATGTGAACAATACAACAATTGGGACAACAACGAACGACAGCGGTGAATTTATGCTCCAACAACTGCCGTTGGGTGCTTCGGAAATTGTCTTTTCATTTATTGGCTATACGCCACAGCAGCTAAGACTACTCGTAGAGGTCGATACGAAGTCAATCAGCATTCAATTGCAGCCCGATACCCGGCAAGTATCGGAAGTAAGCGTAAAAGCAAGCCGGGATAAGCTGTGGGAGAAACAGGTAAAACGATTCGAGCGTGTGTTTCTGGGAAATACGGCCAATTGCCGGATCGTGAATCCGTGGGTAATTGATCTGATTGAGGAGAAAGGCAGGACGATTGCAACAGCGTTGATTCCGGTAGAGATTGAAAATAAAGCGCTCGGCTATAGGCTCTTTTTTCAGTTGAAAAACGTTGGCTACTCCGCAACGGACTACTCCATTGTTGGGACTATCCGATTTGAGGAACTGGAAACCGCCGATGCATCGGTAGCACGTACCTGGACCAAAAATCGGGAACGAGCCTATCGAGGGTCCGCAAAGCACCTCATGAAGTCGATTCTGGATCACCAACTTAATGGTCAGGGCTTTCTGCTCTACAGAGAAAAAGTAAAAGGAAAACCGCGTAGCCGAAATTTCAGCGCTGAACTTGAGTATAATCTCGCGCCAAGGGATACGACTTCGCTGGTGACGAAAGGGGCAGCGGTTAATGACTATCGAATTGCCTTTCCCGAGAAGGTGGAGGTACAGTACACCAATGAGTTTATCTCGAATAGTTTTTATAAAGATGTCGGTTATCCCGTTAGCTGGCTTGAGGTTAGGGGTGGGTTTGTTCAGGTCAATAAAGAAGGTACTATACTCAATCCAACCGATGTGGCCGTTTCGGGAAGTATGGCCGAGTCTCGCGTGTCGGGTATGTTGCCACTCGATTATAAACCCGGAACCCAACTTGTCACGCACGCCCGAAATAACCTTGCTGCCAAGCGGCTTCAGGAGCAGGTGTATCTGCATACGGATAGAGCTTATTACTATCCCGGCGACAATATCTGGTTCAGCGCCTACATGACTTACCGGATTCCGGGTCTGATGGATACGCTTAGTAAAGTCTTGTATGTCGACTTAATCGACGCCGATCGGCAAGTGTCCCAAACCCGGATTCTCCCCATTGATACGGGTAGAGCAGCAGGCGTCTTTTCATTGCCTGCGGAGTTGAAACCGGGTGTGTATATAGTACGGGCCTACACCCAGTGGATGCGGAATTATGGCATCGACCATTTTTTTTATAAGCCAGTCCAGGTGTTGAACCTCATTGATCGGGTCGATGGTGTGGCTCCTAAGCCTCTTACGGATAAGGAATTGGCCATTGCTTTTGATCAGCCCGAGTATAAAAAACGAGCCAAAGTGAAAATGCTTCTTAGGCTCGATACGACTGGGCTAGGCGAGCGTATCGACGGGAGTTTTTCGGTTTCGGTCATTGATGAAACACTCGTACTGCCGATAGCCGCGCCAATGACGATCAAAACAGCGCTATCCTTTTTTGAGCCTGCCACCGAATCACGTACCCCATTCAGCTATCCTATCGAAAAAGGAATCACGATTGATGGTCTGTATAAAGACAAAAAAGGGAAAGGGAAGAAGGCCGAATTAACCCTGGTCCCTGAAAATCTGGGTGGCATTTACCGCACCTCTACCCATAAGAGTGGAGAATTTTTGCTAACGAATCTGACAATTTATGATAGTACCAAATTTGTTGTTCAGCCATCGGAAGGCGCCGTTGTTGTGATCAATAAAGACCGCCCCAACCTACCAGAAAAATTGCCGGATGTTAAGCTGCATTTGAAAACCACAAGAACTCCGTATCGGGTGTATACGGGAGACACACTCCAGGCCAGGATCCTTCAAACCGTAAACGTAAGGGCGAAGAAACGAGTGACGTATGAAAACTCGTACGCCCAGCCGGACGTGTCTATTAAAGGAGAAAGTATAGAGGGCTATGCTACAGTAGCAGACGCCATAGCGGCCCAATTGCCTTCTTTTCGATTAGTGAATGACCAGGCGACCTGGTACCTCATCTGGGCCAGAAGTAGTGTTCCCAACAGTAGAGATCTAAGTGCCAAAGCGCCCAACGGCAAAGAGCCATCGGGCAACGGTGACCTGGCTTCCCATGAACCCAATCTGTATATCAATAATGTACAGGTAGTAGGGGAAACGGCTGGTAACCGAATGATGCAGCTAAGCCCAACGATGATCGACCATATTGAAGTCAATGGCATGATTACAGCCAATCAGGGGGCAAGCGGCTCGAATGGATTGATTAACGTATTTACCAAACGAACTTCTGAACAAATTTCGAAACCGTTGTCTGTGGTGAACGTTCGTGGGTTTGATCATGACGTACCCTTTCGATCGCCGGATTATGATCGTCCAACAACAAATTCCGGTGCAGACGATTTTCGATCTACCTTATACTGGAACCCACTTGTAAACCTTACATCGACACAACCTCCCGTAGCACTTTTCTTTTTCACCTCCGATCAGGCAGGCACGTATCGCGTGGTTGTAGAGGGCGTGACCAGTAAAGGCGATCCGATTCACTCGGAAGCGGTACTTACCGTGAATGATTGA